In Campylobacter sp. VBCF_01 NA2, one DNA window encodes the following:
- the nadD gene encoding nicotinate (nicotinamide) nucleotide adenylyltransferase produces the protein MRIALFGGSFDPPHAGHDAIVKEALSANLADLLVIMPTFINPFKSEFTAPPSLRLKWCQSLWGERENILISDYEISQNRKVATIESVKFLKQKFNPSQIYLIIGADNLAELEKWQNFEQLRDLVCFVIATREGASIPIKWANLPKININVKISSSSFRASLKGEIPAQIKDEVINFYKGKKCKK, from the coding sequence GTGAGAATCGCACTTTTTGGCGGGAGTTTCGATCCGCCTCATGCTGGACACGACGCGATAGTAAAAGAGGCTCTAAGCGCAAATTTAGCCGATTTGCTAGTGATTATGCCAACTTTTATAAATCCGTTTAAGTCCGAATTCACAGCCCCTCCGAGCCTGCGCCTAAAATGGTGTCAAAGCCTTTGGGGTGAGCGCGAAAATATCCTTATTAGCGATTACGAAATCTCGCAAAACCGCAAGGTTGCGACTATTGAAAGCGTGAAATTTTTAAAGCAAAAATTTAACCCTAGCCAAATTTACCTCATCATCGGCGCAGACAATCTCGCCGAGCTTGAAAAATGGCAAAATTTCGAGCAGTTGCGAGATTTGGTTTGCTTCGTGATCGCCACCAGAGAGGGCGCTAGTATCCCCATAAAATGGGCGAATTTGCCAAAAATTAATATTAATGTTAAAATCTCTTCCTCATCTTTTCGCGCTAGCTTAAAAGGCGAAATTCCAGCGCAAATCAAAGATGAAGTAATAAATTTTTATAAAGGAAAAAAATGCAAGAAGTAA
- the rsfS gene encoding ribosome silencing factor, with protein sequence MQEVRQRAEKIAHILSEKKAENPQVIDMSDKEYIAKFVVIATTFTGRHAYSLIEELKTALKPAGEEFLAIEEGDDWSVVDLGDIIVHLMSDTYRTKYDIEDFLAKLKKEEF encoded by the coding sequence ATGCAAGAAGTAAGACAAAGAGCCGAAAAAATCGCACACATCCTAAGCGAGAAAAAGGCAGAAAATCCCCAAGTCATCGACATGAGCGATAAAGAATACATCGCGAAATTCGTAGTCATCGCCACCACTTTCACAGGTCGCCACGCATACTCGCTAATCGAGGAGCTCAAAACCGCTCTCAAACCCGCTGGTGAGGAGTTTTTGGCTATTGAGGAAGGCGATGATTGGAGCGTCGTTGATCTTGGAGATATCATCGTTCATCTTATGAGCGATACATACCGCACCAAATACGATATCGAGGACTTTTTAGCAAAACTTAAAAAAGAAGAGTTCTAA
- a CDS encoding sodium-dependent transporter produces MERQTWSNKLTYILTVAGATIGFGCTWRFPYLVGENGGGAYVFVFCVAMIALGIPMILVENVIGRRALRNSVDAFGVPKLNGEKISQKWKIVGIMGLIGAFGILAYYMVLGGWVLTYIINIINGNFNLSAPITDPKFTENFYNANIENNPLWIGIYTFIFVAINWYILKKGIIDGIEKFVKFLMPALFLCFIAVIVTNLTLPSATAGVGFYLSIDFAKITPKLLIDVLGQVFFALSLGFGVMITLSSFLDKEENLIQTATLTAVINTIIAVLAGFMIFPALFSVGLEPTKGTRLVFESLPIAFSYMPFGNLIGVVFLSILLIAALTTSLTIYQVLINYVEEKFGLSTTKSTNIVLLAIFVLGNIPCILSSNILGDVQILSRSIFDAFDFVSANIFFVLTALMCSLYVGWVLGDDAVHELTNGGKQGAGLAKIWLVYVRFVLPLIIAVVFVYGIFG; encoded by the coding sequence ATGGAGCGTCAAACTTGGAGTAACAAACTCACCTATATCCTAACCGTCGCAGGCGCAACAATCGGCTTTGGCTGCACCTGGCGTTTCCCGTATTTAGTCGGCGAAAACGGCGGTGGGGCGTATGTTTTTGTATTTTGCGTAGCGATGATTGCGCTTGGAATTCCAATGATTTTGGTCGAAAATGTCATCGGACGCAGGGCGCTAAGAAATTCAGTCGATGCCTTTGGTGTGCCAAAACTTAATGGCGAGAAAATCTCGCAAAAATGGAAAATCGTAGGCATTATGGGGCTAATTGGCGCGTTTGGAATTTTGGCTTATTATATGGTGCTTGGCGGCTGGGTTCTGACATACATTATCAACATAATCAATGGAAATTTCAATCTCTCCGCCCCGATAACAGACCCAAAATTTACGGAAAATTTCTACAACGCAAATATCGAAAACAACCCGCTTTGGATCGGAATTTACACATTTATTTTCGTGGCAATTAACTGGTATATCCTAAAAAAGGGCATAATAGATGGAATCGAAAAATTTGTCAAATTTCTCATGCCAGCACTTTTTTTGTGCTTTATCGCGGTTATTGTTACGAATTTGACCCTGCCTAGCGCGACAGCGGGCGTGGGATTTTACCTTAGCATTGATTTTGCCAAAATCACGCCAAAGCTTCTAATCGATGTGCTAGGGCAGGTATTTTTCGCCCTATCTTTGGGCTTTGGCGTTATGATTACCCTTTCTAGCTTTTTAGACAAGGAAGAAAATTTAATCCAAACCGCCACACTCACAGCCGTGATAAACACAATAATTGCGGTGCTTGCGGGATTTATGATTTTCCCTGCGCTCTTTTCTGTGGGCTTAGAGCCTACAAAAGGCACGAGGCTAGTATTCGAATCCCTACCTATCGCGTTTTCGTATATGCCATTTGGCAATCTAATCGGCGTCGTGTTTTTATCGATACTACTCATCGCCGCCCTTACCACATCGCTTACGATTTATCAGGTTTTGATAAATTATGTCGAGGAAAAATTTGGTCTTAGCACCACGAAATCCACAAATATCGTGCTTTTGGCTATTTTCGTGCTAGGAAATATCCCTTGCATACTTTCAAGCAATATCTTGGGCGATGTGCAAATTCTATCTCGCTCGATATTTGATGCGTTTGACTTCGTGAGCGCAAATATTTTCTTTGTCCTAACAGCCTTGATGTGTAGCCTTTATGTGGGCTGGGTGCTAGGCGATGACGCCGTGCATGAGCTCACGAACGGCGGAAAACAAGGCGCAGGTTTAGCCAAAATTTGGCTAGTATATGTGCGATTTGTGCTACCACTAATCATAGCGGTCGTCTTTGTGTATGGAATTTTTGGATAG
- a CDS encoding LysE family translocator, with protein sequence MILFFLTMFPISLMPGINMIYALNLGMSHGYARSLPALIAQTIGIALVSLACILGIAGLLITHPSALFVIKVLGGIYILYLGISLFRSNGKFEEKEQKIEKNLFAQGFVISTTNPKAWIFFAAIYPKFINANQILGYYNFGLIGIMCLSEIIALSVYSLGGTILKNLLKTHLRYLEIFCAILMCVIGILMIFR encoded by the coding sequence ATGATTTTATTTTTTCTTACAATGTTTCCGATTTCGCTAATGCCGGGCATTAATATGATTTATGCGCTAAATTTAGGCATGTCGCATGGATACGCGCGCTCGCTTCCTGCGCTCATAGCCCAAACTATCGGTATTGCGCTCGTTTCACTTGCTTGCATTTTAGGTATTGCTGGGCTTTTGATAACGCACCCAAGCGCACTTTTTGTAATCAAGGTTTTGGGCGGAATTTACATTTTATATCTTGGAATTTCGCTTTTTAGAAGCAACGGAAAATTCGAAGAAAAAGAGCAAAAAATAGAGAAAAATTTATTCGCGCAAGGCTTTGTGATTTCTACGACAAATCCCAAAGCATGGATATTTTTCGCCGCGATTTATCCTAAATTTATCAATGCTAACCAAATTTTGGGTTATTACAACTTCGGCTTAATCGGCATAATGTGTCTAAGCGAGATTATCGCGCTTAGCGTGTATTCGCTCGGTGGAACGATTTTGAAAAATTTGCTTAAAACGCATTTGCGATATTTAGAGATTTTTTGCGCGATTTTAATGTGCGTAATCGGAATTTTGATGATTTTTAGATGA
- a CDS encoding uracil-xanthine permease family protein, whose product MAERYKGYNFRLKDSLLGVQFLFVAFGALVLVPILTGLDTNVALFTAGIGTLVFQLCTRKQVVPIFLASSFAFITPITFSVSQWGVSATMGGLMAAGLLYVALSFVVRYKGDGFIHKLLPPVVVGPVIIAIGLILSPTAVNMAMAKDIDAIPQTTALIIAFISLIATIIAIMFGKGIIRLIPILSGIFVGYIASLCFGIVDFSPISNAKWFSVPNFSAPSFNLNAILYMLPIAIAPTIEHIGDILTISNVTKENFLKNPGLKSTLLGDGLATTAAACFGGPPNTTYSEVTGAVRLTKAFNPAIMTWTAITAILLAFVGKLGAFIATIPVPVIGGIMILLFGIIASVGMESLIKAKVDLSNPRNMVIISLILVVSIGGLVLDFGFAKFSGIGLGAIVGVVLNLVLPKVDKIEEMDFEQLESDEE is encoded by the coding sequence ATGGCAGAGAGGTATAAAGGCTACAATTTTAGGCTAAAAGATTCGCTTTTAGGCGTGCAATTTTTATTCGTAGCATTTGGTGCGCTTGTTTTGGTGCCGATTTTGACAGGACTTGATACTAATGTCGCGCTATTTACGGCTGGTATCGGAACGCTTGTTTTTCAGCTTTGCACGAGAAAGCAGGTCGTGCCGATATTTTTGGCTAGTTCGTTTGCGTTTATCACGCCGATAACTTTCAGTGTATCACAATGGGGCGTGAGTGCGACAATGGGCGGATTAATGGCGGCAGGTTTGCTCTATGTCGCACTTAGCTTTGTGGTTAGATACAAGGGCGATGGCTTCATACACAAGCTCTTACCCCCAGTCGTCGTGGGTCCTGTCATCATCGCAATCGGCCTAATCCTAAGCCCGACAGCCGTAAATATGGCTATGGCAAAAGACATCGACGCAATCCCGCAAACCACCGCGCTTATCATCGCTTTTATCTCGCTAATCGCCACGATAATCGCCATAATGTTTGGCAAGGGTATCATCAGGCTAATACCGATTTTATCTGGTATTTTTGTAGGATACATCGCCTCGCTATGCTTTGGAATCGTGGATTTCTCGCCCATTAGCAACGCAAAGTGGTTTTCCGTGCCAAATTTCAGCGCACCAAGCTTTAATCTCAACGCGATTTTATACATGCTTCCAATCGCCATAGCCCCTACAATCGAGCATATCGGCGATATTTTGACGATTAGTAATGTAACAAAGGAAAATTTCTTAAAAAACCCAGGACTTAAAAGCACGCTTTTGGGCGATGGTTTGGCGACCACGGCAGCAGCGTGTTTTGGTGGTCCGCCAAACACCACTTATAGCGAAGTTACAGGCGCTGTGCGCTTAACCAAAGCCTTCAACCCAGCCATTATGACATGGACAGCCATAACTGCGATTTTGCTTGCATTTGTGGGCAAGCTAGGGGCATTTATCGCCACAATCCCGGTGCCTGTCATCGGCGGAATTATGATTTTGCTCTTTGGAATCATCGCTTCTGTGGGCATGGAATCTCTCATCAAAGCCAAAGTTGATCTATCAAATCCGCGAAACATGGTCATAATCTCGCTAATCTTGGTCGTTTCAATCGGCGGGTTGGTGCTGGATTTTGGTTTTGCTAAATTTAGCGGCATTGGCCTTGGAGCAATCGTGGGCGTGGTTTTAAATTTAGTTCTACCAAAGGTCGATAAAATCGAAGAAATGGACTTCGAGCAGCTAGAAAGCGACGAAGAATAA
- the nrfH gene encoding cytochrome c nitrite reductase small subunit, with amino-acid sequence MFGFGVFTFVYADGLVHLSKDPIACKKCHVMNQVYESWEKGGHQHVATCGDCHLPHDFVGKWLMKAESGLHHGYAFTFKDNPVAFSASPKSKAIVQQNCIECHKEYAEPAIHAKQAGGSDVQNEALSCVSCHRQAGHAHNY; translated from the coding sequence GTGTTTGGCTTCGGTGTTTTTACATTTGTCTATGCAGACGGCCTAGTGCATCTTAGCAAAGATCCAATCGCCTGTAAAAAATGCCATGTCATGAACCAAGTCTATGAGAGCTGGGAAAAAGGTGGTCACCAGCATGTCGCTACTTGTGGTGATTGCCACTTGCCACACGACTTTGTCGGCAAATGGCTGATGAAAGCAGAAAGCGGTCTTCACCATGGCTATGCTTTTACTTTCAAGGACAACCCGGTAGCTTTTTCAGCTAGCCCTAAGAGCAAAGCAATCGTGCAACAAAACTGCATCGAGTGCCATAAAGAGTATGCTGAACCAGCGATTCACGCTAAACAAGCAGGTGGCTCAGATGTCCAAAACGAAGCCCTTAGTTGCGTATCTTGTCATAGACAAGCCGGACACGCCCATAATTATTAA